One Papaver somniferum cultivar HN1 chromosome 10, ASM357369v1, whole genome shotgun sequence genomic window carries:
- the LOC113318766 gene encoding uncharacterized protein LOC113318766 has translation MGELSVDKQSDYQREDSQFCRLNVDTETYEENGLKINEMKLERFVVEPEQASTSVVSQLHMVERGIEESLTLRRHRVDLRTPKHTRFISFNKKELQRCLDFVEFSASDSLLLYGLETPCNISSNPKSSKMKLLFDQSEPRKNRRNNSLGNFIVPCPIVAGDGIVSSDTAGQWIVGAIDGRIDLNNMLMSGLIRHFGSPDSDMKLGGLGSNDVKETNCYSSPSNSPSFSTPQSLEIEESPIGNRRHGSKPLGRRLISSLSNMKSASSNQISSPASTTVFQGMLHCTWKSGIPHFVFSFDDHNEIFIADLLKVESSDYKDLDYMYMFHTRKRVSKMHGSYQNLPDLIGKMKVLKSSFLCSNNSKFTETEFVLFGTKEDHLVDVQSSDSTMRKHKGSPKNVVEMFRANHLFKHKATPKFGATGSTLKDCFSDPCENMCNKLDALDRRNLLECPKEFELAAIVVKDHLHENCLDVTIGGWGLKFLEKARLKPADAYLGASVSSGYGHENLQTQSDCSISMNVLVPAGMHSGPRSKHGGPSSLTERWRSGGKCDCGGWDVGCPLTVLCSRSDGHEEFTNLDTLDECKSCDLLKEGSDKDFPMLRMAKIQDGLYVFHFQSTLSSLQAFSIGVANIHSQYKFTICSKNVKKLRQ, from the exons ATGGGAGAATTATCTGTTGATAAACAAAGTGACTATCAAAGAGAGGATTCACAGTTCTGTAGATTGAATGTGGACACCGAAACCTATGAGGAGAATGGTTTGAAAATTAATGAAATGAAACTTGAAAGGTTCGTTGTTGAGCCAGAACAAGCATCAACATCTGTTGTCAGTCAATTACATATGGTGGAAAGAGGTATCGAGGAATCGTTAACTCTAAGAAGACATAGGGTGGATCTTAGAACACCTAAGCATACACGTTTCATAAGTTTCAATAAGAAAGAATTGCAGCGTTGTTTGGATTTTGTAGAATTTAGTGCATCTGACTCTCTATTACTCTATGGTCTGGAAACTCCATGCAATATCTCTTCGAACCCAAAGTCATCAAAGATGAAacttttgtttgatcaatcagaACCAAGGAAAAACAGGAGAAACAATAGTTTAGGTAATTTTATCGTCCCATGCCCGATTGTAGCAGGGGACGGTATTGTAAGTTCAGACACTGCTGGACAATGGATAGTGGGGGCAATAGATGGAAGGATTGATCTGAATAACATGTTGATGAGTGGATTAATTCGCCATTTTGGTTCGCCAGACAGTGATATGAAGTTAGGAGGATTAGGATCTAATGATGTTAAAGAAACAAACTGTTATAGCTCTCCTTCGAATAGTCCAAGTTTTAGTACCCCACAAAGTCTCGAAATAGAAGAATCACCTATAGGAAATCGAAGACATGGGTCTAAGCCGTTAGGTAGAAGGCTTATTTCGTCTTTATCAAATATGAAATCTGCAAGTTCAAATCAGATATCTTCGCCTGCTTCTACCACTGTTTTTCAGGGAATGCTTCACTGCACATGGAAGAGTGGGATTCCACATTTTGTGTTCTCATTTGATGATCATAATGAAATCTTTATAGCTGATCTCTTGAAGGTTGAGTCCTCCGATTATAAGGACCTTGATTACATGTACATGTTTCATACAAGAAAAAGGGTTTCAAAGATGCATGGGAGTTACCAAAATCTGCCCGATCTTATCGGTAAGATGAAGGTTTTAAAATCATCGTTTTTGTGCTCAAATAATTCGAAATTTACAGAGACAGAGTTTGTATTATTTGGTACTAAAGAAGATCATCTTGTGGATGTGCAAAGTTCAGACTCTACCATGAGGAAGCACAAGGGGTCACCTAAAAATGTAGTGGAAATGTTTAGAGCGAACCATTTGTTTAAGCACAAAGCTACTCCTAAATTTGGTGCTACAGGCTCTACACTTAAAGATTGTTTTTCAGATCCATGTGAAAATATGTGCAACAAGCTTGATGCTTTGGATAGAAGGAACCTTTTAGAATGTCCAAAGGAGTTTGAGCTAGCTGCCATAGTTGTGAAAGATCATCTCCATGAGAATTGCCTAGATGTAACAATAGGAGGTTGGGGCTTGAAATTCTTGGAGAAAGCTAGACTTAAACCGGCTGATGCCTACTTAGGAGCCTCCGTTTCTTCTGGTTATGGCCATGAAAATTTGCAAACTCAAAGTGACTGCTCTATTAGCATGAATGTTTTAGTCCCAGCTGGGATGCACAGTGGTCCAAGAAGTAAACATGGAGGTCCATCAAGTCTTACTGAGAGATGGCGGTCTGGCGGTAAATGTGATTGCGGAGGTTGGGATGTTGGTTGCCCTCTCACGGTTCTCTGTAGCAGATCAGATGGACATGAAGAATTCACCAACCTTGATACACTAGACGAGTGCAAGTCATGTGATTTATTAAAAGAG GGTTCGGACAAAGATTTCCCCATGTTGAGGATGGCGAAGATTCAAGACGGGTTGTATGTTTTTCATTTCCAATCGACACTGTCATCATTACAGGCTTTCTCCATAGGAGTTGCAAATATTCATTCCCAGTATAAATTCACTATTTGCTCTAAAAATGTAAAGAAGTTGAGGCAGTAA